The Streptomyces sp. A2-16 sequence GGGCTCGCCGCCTACCCCGACGGGCGGGCGGCGCGCGCGGCGGTGGCGGCCCGGCACGAGGTGCCCGAGGCACGCGTCCTGCTGACGGCGGGGGCCGCCGAGGCGTTCGTGCTGCTCGCCCGCGCCCTGACGTTCCGTCATGCCGTGGTGGTGCACCCGCAGTTCACCGAGCCGGAGGCGGCACTGCGGGATGCCGGGCATGCGGTCGAGCGGGTGCTGCTGCGGGAGGAGGACGGCTTCCGGCTGGACCCGGCGGCCGTCCCCGAGGACGCCGACCTGGTCGTCGTCGGCAACCCGACCAACCCCACGTCGGTCCTGCACCCGGCCGCCACGGTCGCCGAACTGGCCCGCCCGGGGCGCACGTTGGTGGTGGACGAGGCGTTCCTGGACGCGGTGCCCGGCGAGCGCGAGGCCCTCGCCGGGCGCACGGACGTGCCCGGGCTCGTCGTCCTGCGCAGCCTGACGAAGACCTGGGGCCTGGCCGGGCTCCGGATCGGTTACGTCCTCGCCGCGCCGGAGACCATCGCCGACCTGGAACGGGCCCAGCCCCTGTGGCCGGTCTCCACCCCGGCCCTGGCCGCGGCCCTGGCCTGCGTGGAGCCCCGCGCGCTGGCGGAGGCCGCGCACGCGGCCCACCGGGTGGCCACCGACCGGGCCCATCTCGTCGCCGGACTGCGCGAGTTCGCCCCGGACGGACTCCGGGTGGTCGAACCGGCGCAGGGTCCCTTCGTCCTCGTACGACTGCCGAGGGCGGCAGCCGTACGGCGGCATCTGCGCGACCTGGGTTTCGCGGTGCGGCGCGGGGACACGTTCCCGGGGCTCGGCGAGGAGTGGCTGCGGCTCGCGGTGCGGGACCGGGCGACGGTCAATTCCTTTCTGCAGGCCCTGGACCAGGCGGTGACGCTGGCCCAGCACTGAGTCCGCCCTCGGAGCTCGACGCCGGTGCGGGACGGCGGGCCAGGAGGACGCTCACGATGATCACCCATATGCCCGCGGCCATGAAGGCGAAGAAGCCGACCCAGGGGACGAAGACCAGGACGCCGAGGACGACGGCGGCCCAGCTCAGCCAGCGGGGCAGGGGCGATGCGGAGGCGCGGGCCGTGGCCAGGCCGGTGGCCAGCAGCATCAGGCCCATGCCTCCGACGAACGGGATGAAGAAGTCCTCGTTGACCGCGTTGAGCGCCTGGAGCGCCTGAGGGGTCGCCGAGGACTCGTCCGCGAGGTCCAGCAGGGCCAGGGTGAGGGTCGCGCCGATCAGGAAGCCCACCGCGACGAGGACGCCGCCCGCGAAGACCACGCGGTGCAGCCAGCCGTCACCGGGCGGGACGTCCCGTACCAGACGGGCGAGGTAGGCGGCGAAGAAGACGAACAGCACGGCCGCGACGACCAGGAAGTACAGGCTCACACCGAGCTGTCCCTGGTGGTCGGCGTAGTAGAAGCGCACCTGGCGGCCCGGGGCGTCGTACGCCGGGGTGTCGCCGAACAGAAGAAAGCCGACGACCGTGAACACCACGGCCGCCAGACCGGTCAGGGGTGCGACGCGCATGGGGACCTCCTACACCCCCCGACGGGGCCCACCCCCTCGTCCTCCACGGTCGCAGAGATGGCACCACTGCGCCATCCGGGTGAGTGCCGGGGCGTGGGCGCGCCCCGGCACTGTCCGGGGCTCAGCCGCGGCGCCGGGCCACCGCCACCACTCCCCCGCCGACCACGAGCAGGGCGAGCGCGCCACCCGCGAGGTACGGCGTCATGGAGCTGCCGCCGGTCTCGGCCAGGCCCGCCTCCTTGGCAGGGCCGCCCTGGGGCTTCACGTCGTCCGCGGGGGGCTGTGACGCGGCCGGGGCCGCGGGGGCCTCGCAGGTCGCCTTCGCCAGGGTCAGGGTGCCCTCGACCTCGGCGACGCCCAGCTTCAACGGGTTGACGGAGATGTTCAGTTCGAGCGCGGTGGCCGCGGCCGTGCGCGAGGTGGTGGCATTCTTCGACAGGTCGAGGCGGACCTCTCCGACACCGGGGACCTTGACGTGGGTCGGGCCGCCCGCGGTCACCGTGACCTTCTTGCCGAGCACCGTCACCGCGCCGAGGAGGTTCGAGGAGGCGGTCGGGGTCCGGCCGGCCTCGCAGGTCGCCCGGGAGGTGATGCCCTCGATCTCGATGAGGGACAGCAGCGGCAGACCGGGCACGTGGAGCTTGGCGTGGCTGAGGCGGGTGGAGGCCTCGGCCTTCCCGTCGGTGACCGTCGCTTCGGCGTCGGCGGCCTCGGCGGCGAGCACGCTGAAGGGCTGTCCGCCGGCCACTCCGTCCAACTCGGCGCTCAGCGCGGTCTGCCGGGCGCTCCGGGGCGCCTGGACCTCGTTGAGGGCGACCGCGAGCGGGACCTTCGCGGTCTTGTCGAGCAGGTTGACGTCCAGCCCCGTGCGCAGGACGACGGCGCTCGCGCGGCCCTGGTCGCCGGTCGCGTGCGCGGCGCCCGCGCCGGCCAGTGCCGTGGGACCGGCGGCCAGGACGGTGGCCGTCGCCACGGTGGCGAGACGGCGTGCGGGCATGCGGAAGTGGGTGCTGTTCACGGTGGTGGGACCCCCAGAGAGGACTGGCTCGGGACCTCGAAAGGATGTCGCACCGCTCGTCGTTCGACAGCGTTCCCACGGGAGTTCACACGATCGTGGCGCATCCGTGCACGCTTTCGATCACACCCTCACCGGCCGGGGCTCTACTGCACCACCCGTCCGTTCAGCACGACCCGCACCGGGTCGGCCAGCACGCGTACGTCCGTGCGGGGGTCCTGCGCGTACACCACGAGATCCGCGGCGGCCCCCTCCTCGAGACCGGGCCGTCCCAGCCATGCCCGGGCGCCCCAGGTCGTCGCCGACAGGGCCTCGAGCGGGGGGATTCCGGCCGTCACCAGTTCCGCGACCTCGGCCGCGACCAGGCCGTGCGGGAGGGTGCCGCCCGCGTCCGTGCCGACGTAGACGGGGATGCCGGCGTCACGGGCGCTGCGGACGGTGTCGTAGCGGCGTGCGTGGAGCCTGCGCATGTGGGCTGACCAGCGGGGGAACTTGGACTCGCCGCCGTCCGCCAGCTTCGGGAAGGTCGCGATGTTGACGAGGGTCGGGACGATCGCGACGCCCCGGGAGGCGAACAGCGGGATCAGGTCGTCGGTGAGGCCGGTGGCGTGCTCGATGCAGTCGATGCCCGACTCGACCAGGTCCCGCAGGGAGTTCTCGGCGAAGCAGTGCGCGGTGACCCGGGCGCCCAGGCGGTGGGCCTCGGCGATCGCCGCCTCGGCCGCCTCGCGCGGCCAGCTGGGGGCCAGGTCGCCCGCCTCGCGGTCGATCCAGTCGCCGACCAGCTTGACCCAGCCGTCGCCCCGCCGGGCCTCCTGGGCGACATACGCGACGAGGTCCTCGGGTTCGATCTCCCAGGCGTAGTTCCTGATGTAGCGGCGGGTGCGGGCGATGTGCCGGCCCGCCCTGATGATCTTCGGGAGGTCCTCGCGGTCGTCGACCCAGCGCGTGTCCGAGGGCGAACCGGCGTCACGGATCAGCAGGGTGCCCGCCTCCCGGTCGGCCAGGGCCTGCTTCTCGGCCACGTCCCGGTCGACCGGTCCGTGCGCGCCCAGGCCCACATGGCAGTGCGCGTCCACCAGACCGGGCAGCGCCCAGCCCGACACCGTGCGGACGTCGGGGGCGGCGACGGGACGGTCGTAGGAGATCCGCCCGTCGACCACCCACAGCTCGTCCCGGACGTCCTCGGGACCCACCAGGATCCGGCCCTTCACGTGCAGCACCGCGTGATCGTTCATGGACCGCACCCTAGCCAGCCGGATGTCACTGCTCCCAGGGCGGTGGGCCCTCGAAGGCGAGCTGGTGGACGTCGAAGAGGACCGCCGCCTCGACGCCGAGGGCCGGGCCGCCCAGCCGGGCCGCCCAGGTCAGGAAGGGGCGGGGTTCGAAGGCTCCCGCGCCGAGGCCCTTGGTGTACTCGGCGTGGGCGGCCAGGGAGGCGATGCCCCGCTCCAGCGGTTCGCCGGTGACGTCGACGCCGTGGGTGGGCCGGTCGGTCCCGGCGACGGCCACGAAGCGGACGCCGCCCCAGGGTTCGAGGCCCTCGTCGGCGAGTTCGGGGAAGATCCAGCGGTTGCCGGCGTC is a genomic window containing:
- a CDS encoding amidohydrolase family protein; the protein is MNDHAVLHVKGRILVGPEDVRDELWVVDGRISYDRPVAAPDVRTVSGWALPGLVDAHCHVGLGAHGPVDRDVAEKQALADREAGTLLIRDAGSPSDTRWVDDREDLPKIIRAGRHIARTRRYIRNYAWEIEPEDLVAYVAQEARRGDGWVKLVGDWIDREAGDLAPSWPREAAEAAIAEAHRLGARVTAHCFAENSLRDLVESGIDCIEHATGLTDDLIPLFASRGVAIVPTLVNIATFPKLADGGESKFPRWSAHMRRLHARRYDTVRSARDAGIPVYVGTDAGGTLPHGLVAAEVAELVTAGIPPLEALSATTWGARAWLGRPGLEEGAAADLVVYAQDPRTDVRVLADPVRVVLNGRVVQ
- the cobC gene encoding Rv2231c family pyridoxal phosphate-dependent protein CobC, whose protein sequence is MRTDRAEGHDLRHHGDAEVRDDGARLTDLAVNVRADTPPAWLRERIAASLTGLAAYPDGRAARAAVAARHEVPEARVLLTAGAAEAFVLLARALTFRHAVVVHPQFTEPEAALRDAGHAVERVLLREEDGFRLDPAAVPEDADLVVVGNPTNPTSVLHPAATVAELARPGRTLVVDEAFLDAVPGEREALAGRTDVPGLVVLRSLTKTWGLAGLRIGYVLAAPETIADLERAQPLWPVSTPALAAALACVEPRALAEAAHAAHRVATDRAHLVAGLREFAPDGLRVVEPAQGPFVLVRLPRAAAVRRHLRDLGFAVRRGDTFPGLGEEWLRLAVRDRATVNSFLQALDQAVTLAQH
- a CDS encoding SCO1860 family LAETG-anchored protein, producing the protein MNSTHFRMPARRLATVATATVLAAGPTALAGAGAAHATGDQGRASAVVLRTGLDVNLLDKTAKVPLAVALNEVQAPRSARQTALSAELDGVAGGQPFSVLAAEAADAEATVTDGKAEASTRLSHAKLHVPGLPLLSLIEIEGITSRATCEAGRTPTASSNLLGAVTVLGKKVTVTAGGPTHVKVPGVGEVRLDLSKNATTSRTAAATALELNISVNPLKLGVAEVEGTLTLAKATCEAPAAPAASQPPADDVKPQGGPAKEAGLAETGGSSMTPYLAGGALALLVVGGGVVAVARRRG